A stretch of the Comamonas testosteroni TK102 genome encodes the following:
- a CDS encoding proline--tRNA ligase has product MKATQFLISTLKEAPADAEVVSHKLMMRAGMIKKLGAGIYNYMPMGLRVIRKVEAIVREEMNRAGAIETTMPVVQPAELWQETGRFEKMGPELLRIQDRHGRDFVIQPTSEEVVTDIARQEFKSYKQLPKNLYQIQTKFRDERRPRFGLMRGREFIMKDAYSFDKDRDAAQISYQTMREAYKRIFDRFGLQYRAVRADSGAIGGDLSEEFQVIASTGEDAIVYCPNSDYAANIEKAESLAPTQARPAAAQALQKVATPGNSTCEAVAEQLGLPLAQTVKSLVLATDELDDKGLIVKTQVWLLLLRGDHEMNEIKVGKVEGLAGFRFATVGEIEEHFGAKPGYLGPIGLKKPVNIVVDRDVAVMADWVCGANEEDFHITGVNFGRDLPEPAVVADLRNVVAGDRSPDGAGELAIERGIEIGHVFYLGTKYSKAMDATFLGDNGKPQHFEMGCYGIGVTRLPAAAVEQNHDERGMIWPDAIAPFTVVICPIGMGRSEAVKTEAEKLYGELLALGVDVILDDRDERPGAMLADWELIGVPHRVVLGDRGLKEGVVEYQQRRDTEATKLATNEVLGHLKSRLGL; this is encoded by the coding sequence ATGAAAGCCACCCAATTTCTCATCTCCACCCTGAAAGAAGCTCCGGCCGACGCCGAAGTGGTCAGCCACAAGCTCATGATGCGGGCTGGCATGATCAAAAAGCTGGGTGCTGGCATTTACAACTACATGCCCATGGGCCTGCGCGTGATCCGCAAGGTCGAGGCCATCGTGCGCGAGGAAATGAACCGCGCCGGCGCCATCGAAACCACCATGCCCGTGGTCCAGCCTGCCGAGCTGTGGCAGGAAACCGGCCGCTTCGAGAAGATGGGCCCCGAGTTGCTGCGCATCCAGGACCGCCATGGCCGTGATTTCGTGATCCAGCCTACTTCCGAAGAGGTGGTCACCGATATCGCGCGTCAGGAGTTCAAGAGCTACAAGCAGCTGCCCAAGAACCTCTACCAGATCCAGACCAAGTTCCGCGACGAGCGCCGTCCGCGCTTCGGCCTGATGCGCGGTCGCGAGTTCATCATGAAGGACGCCTATTCCTTCGACAAGGACCGCGATGCGGCCCAGATCAGCTATCAGACCATGCGCGAAGCCTATAAGCGCATCTTCGACCGCTTCGGCCTGCAGTACCGCGCCGTGCGTGCCGACTCGGGCGCCATCGGCGGCGATCTGAGCGAAGAGTTCCAGGTCATCGCTTCCACGGGCGAGGACGCCATCGTCTACTGCCCGAACAGCGACTACGCGGCCAATATCGAGAAGGCCGAGAGCCTGGCGCCCACCCAGGCACGTCCTGCCGCCGCCCAGGCCCTGCAAAAGGTCGCCACTCCCGGCAACAGCACCTGCGAAGCCGTGGCCGAGCAGCTGGGTCTGCCCTTGGCGCAGACCGTGAAGTCGCTGGTGCTGGCCACGGACGAACTGGACGACAAGGGCCTGATCGTCAAGACGCAGGTGTGGCTGCTGCTGCTGCGCGGCGACCACGAGATGAACGAGATCAAGGTCGGCAAGGTCGAAGGCCTGGCGGGCTTCCGTTTCGCGACCGTGGGCGAGATCGAGGAGCACTTCGGTGCCAAGCCCGGCTATCTGGGTCCCATCGGCCTGAAGAAGCCCGTGAACATCGTGGTGGACCGCGATGTGGCCGTGATGGCCGACTGGGTCTGCGGTGCCAACGAGGAAGACTTCCACATCACCGGCGTGAACTTCGGCCGCGACCTGCCCGAGCCCGCCGTGGTGGCCGATCTGCGCAATGTGGTGGCTGGCGACCGCTCGCCCGACGGCGCGGGCGAACTGGCGATCGAGCGCGGCATTGAAATCGGTCATGTGTTCTACCTGGGCACCAAGTACTCCAAGGCCATGGACGCCACTTTCCTCGGCGACAACGGCAAGCCCCAGCACTTCGAGATGGGCTGCTACGGCATTGGCGTGACCCGCCTGCCCGCCGCTGCCGTGGAGCAGAACCACGACGAGCGCGGCATGATCTGGCCCGATGCGATTGCACCGTTCACAGTGGTGATCTGCCCCATCGGCATGGGCCGCAGCGAGGCCGTGAAGACCGAGGCCGAGAAGCTCTACGGCGAGCTGCTGGCACTGGGCGTGGACGTGATCCTGGACGACCGCGACGAGCGCCCCGGTGCCATGCTGGCCGACTGGGAGCTGATCGGCGTGCCCCACCGCGTGGTGCTGGGCGACCGTGGCCTGAAGGAAGGCGTGGTCGAGTACCAGCAGCGCCGTGACACAGAAGCTACAAAGCTGGCGACGAATGAGGTGCTGGGTCACCTCAAGAGCCGCCTGGGCTTGTAA
- a CDS encoding lytic transglycosylase domain-containing protein has protein sequence MPETLLSRRHCLRTAAALAAPAAGWLWPQAAWAGGQLEEPLADSVRTALSAAVAGSGAPPELEFASTAARMSYLRWLVASSDKLAKRKPDLQARREFLQTVWYESKRAGLDVSMVMGLIQVESGYRKYAISSVGARGYMQIMPFWMRLIGDGDIGKLFHMQTNLRFGCVILRHYMDREKGDAYMALGRYNGSRGQPQYPNAVFGAQRRWLVEEPQSV, from the coding sequence ATGCCCGAAACCCTGCTGAGCCGACGCCACTGCCTGAGGACTGCCGCTGCGCTTGCCGCCCCGGCGGCCGGCTGGCTGTGGCCGCAGGCGGCCTGGGCCGGGGGGCAGCTCGAAGAGCCGCTGGCCGACTCCGTGCGTACGGCGCTCAGCGCGGCCGTGGCGGGTTCGGGCGCGCCGCCCGAACTGGAGTTCGCCTCCACAGCGGCGCGCATGAGCTATCTGCGCTGGCTGGTGGCCAGCAGCGACAAGCTGGCCAAGCGCAAGCCCGACCTGCAGGCGCGGCGCGAGTTCCTGCAGACCGTCTGGTACGAGTCCAAGCGCGCGGGCCTCGATGTGTCCATGGTCATGGGTCTGATCCAGGTGGAGAGCGGCTATCGCAAGTACGCCATCTCCAGCGTGGGCGCGCGTGGCTATATGCAGATCATGCCGTTCTGGATGCGGCTGATCGGTGACGGCGATATCGGCAAGCTGTTCCACATGCAGACCAATCTGCGCTTCGGCTGCGTGATCCTGCGCCACTACATGGACCGCGAAAAAGGCGATGCCTATATGGCACTGGGCCGCTACAACGGCAGCCGGGGCCAGCCCCAGTATCCGAATGCCGTGTTCGGCGCCCAGCGGCGTTGGCTGGTGGAAGAGCCGCAGTCGGTCTGA
- a CDS encoding hemolysin family protein, with translation MSVSQSLAVIVLLILLSAFFSVAEISLAASRRLRLRQMADDGNEGAEHALRVQEQPGEYFTVVQVGQNAVAILGGIVGEGAFSPALTEFFSIWFSPSLSTTLGFLLSFFIVTSAFILLADLLPRRISMNEPERYVVRVLAPMRWFVVIFKPVIWFYNLATDTLFRLLGLPATRDERITSDDILAMTEAGTKAGVLAAREQQVIANVFELDSRIVASAMTQRERIAFFFKDDADAIIRARIAEEPFSTYPVCDGDIDHVIGYVDAKDLFQRALNNQPLSLQDGSLIHKVLIVPDRLSLAEVLEQFRMVHEDFAVIVNEYSRVVGVVTLNDVMSTVMGDLVSPSDEEEQIIRRDEHSWLIDGVTPVEDVMRVLHLDDMPHDDEYETLGGFLMVMLRRVPRRTDAVIWGGYKFEVLDVDSYRIDQVMVTHLPEPAAESAAPSAAAAAKVQGSAAQAQTSKSSHS, from the coding sequence ATGAGTGTGTCCCAAAGCCTTGCGGTGATTGTTCTGCTGATTCTGCTCAGCGCCTTTTTCTCTGTGGCGGAGATTTCTCTGGCCGCCTCGCGTCGCCTGCGCCTGCGCCAGATGGCCGACGATGGCAATGAGGGAGCCGAGCATGCCCTGCGCGTACAGGAGCAGCCGGGCGAATATTTCACCGTGGTGCAAGTGGGACAGAATGCCGTCGCCATCCTCGGCGGCATCGTCGGCGAGGGTGCGTTCAGCCCCGCACTGACCGAGTTTTTCTCGATCTGGTTCTCGCCCAGCCTCTCGACGACCCTCGGGTTCCTGCTCTCGTTTTTCATAGTCACCTCGGCCTTCATCCTGCTGGCCGACCTGTTGCCGCGCCGCATCAGCATGAACGAGCCCGAGCGCTATGTGGTGCGGGTACTCGCGCCCATGCGCTGGTTTGTGGTGATCTTCAAGCCCGTCATCTGGTTCTACAACCTGGCGACCGACACCCTGTTTCGCCTGCTGGGCCTGCCGGCCACGCGCGACGAGCGCATCACCAGCGACGACATCCTGGCCATGACCGAAGCGGGCACCAAGGCCGGCGTGCTGGCCGCCCGCGAGCAGCAGGTGATTGCCAACGTCTTCGAGCTGGACTCGCGCATCGTGGCCTCGGCCATGACGCAGCGCGAGCGCATTGCCTTTTTCTTCAAGGATGACGCCGACGCCATCATCCGCGCCCGCATTGCCGAGGAGCCCTTCTCCACCTACCCGGTCTGCGACGGCGATATCGACCATGTGATCGGCTATGTGGACGCCAAGGACCTGTTCCAGCGCGCGCTCAACAACCAGCCTCTGTCCCTGCAGGATGGATCGCTGATTCACAAGGTGCTCATCGTGCCCGACCGACTGAGTCTTGCAGAGGTGCTGGAGCAGTTCCGCATGGTGCACGAAGACTTTGCCGTCATCGTCAACGAGTACAGCCGCGTCGTCGGTGTCGTCACCCTGAACGATGTGATGAGCACGGTGATGGGCGATCTGGTCAGTCCTTCTGACGAGGAAGAGCAGATCATCCGCCGTGACGAGCATTCCTGGCTGATCGACGGCGTCACTCCCGTCGAGGACGTGATGCGTGTACTGCATCTGGACGATATGCCGCATGACGATGAATACGAAACCCTGGGCGGCTTCCTGATGGTCATGCTGCGCCGCGTGCCGCGCCGCACCGATGCGGTGATCTGGGGCGGCTACAAGTTTGAAGTGCTGGACGTGGACAGCTACCGCATCGACCAGGTCATGGTGACCCACCTTCCCGAGCCGGCTGCAGAATCTGCCGCACCTTCGGCGGCCGCTGCGGCCAAGGTACAGGGCAGCGCTGCCCAGGCCCAGACAAGCAAAAGCAGCCACTCCTGA